The Aliiroseovarius pelagivivens DNA segment ATGGGTAATGGTCATCCAGTTGGCGCCGTTGTGACGAACACCGACATCCTGGCGACTTTCCGCAAAGGGTATCGCTATTTCAATACGTTTGGCGGCAATCCTGTTTCCTGTGCGGCGGCGATGGCTGTCCTCGAAGAGCTTCAGGAAAAAAATCTTGTGGATAACGCCAAAACAGTTGGTGCTTACGCGCGATCGCGGCTCGACCAACTTGCCAGCAAGTATAGTGTAATCGGCAACACGCGCGGATCAGGCCTAGTTTTTGGCGCAGAAATGGTCCTGAACCATGACGACAAATCCCCAGCAAGTGAATTCACTGATCGCGTCATCAATGCGATGCGCCATCGCGGCATCATCCTCTCAAAACTTGGACGCCACAAAAACACATTGAAAATTCGGCCGCCAATGCCGTTCTCAATCGAAAACGCCGACCTTCTGTTCGATACTCTCGATGACGTCCTGGCGAAAACGCCGGTAACACCATGACACAGACGGTTGAGAAGGCCCTTGATCTCTGGGGTATGAACGGTGCGAAATGGCGTCTGATCGCAGCACGCGAGAACCGCGTTTTTCGTGCAGATCACGGCGGCAAGTCTTTCGCCTTTCGCCTGCATCGCGCGGGTTACCGCACAAACGCAGAACTGGTTTCCGAACTGGAATGGATGGGCGCTGTCGCCGACGGCGGTTTGCATGTACCGGCACCGATCCGTTCAACGTCCGGAGATTATCTACATGTCGTAGATGATGTTCAGATCGACGTACTAACGTGGTTATCCGGTGCACCTATTGGCAAGACAGGCGAGCCGCTTCAAACGGCGGATCGTGATGATCTGTTCTTCCGATTGGGTCGTGAAATGGCCCGCTTGCACAAGCTGTCCGACGATTGGACTCCTCCTAACAACTTCACGCGTTGTCATTGGGACCGCAAAGGATTGGTTGGCGATTCACCACTCTGGGGCCGGTTTTGGGAGAACCCTACGCTCACTAGCGAAGACCGTGAGCTCTTTATGCGCATACGTGACCACGCGAATGCGCAGTTGGAAGAAGCAGAGGCTTCTCTCGATTTCGGCCTGATCCATGCTGATCTGGTGCGTGAAAACGTGATGGCCGACGGCGACAAGCTGCAGTTCATCGATTTCGATGATGCCGGGTTTGGCTTCCGAATTTTTGATCTCGCAACGACGTTGATCAAGAACATGCGCGAGCCGGATTATCCCCAACTTCGCGATGCGCTCATCAAAGGCTACCGCAGCCACCGCCCGATCGACACTGACATGCTTGATCTTTTTATCCTGCTTCGCGCGCTGACTTATGTCGGATGGATCACCACGCGCATGGATGAAGATGGGTCGGCGATACGCAATCAGCGGTTTGTCACAACAGCTCGCGAACTGGCCAATGAGACCCTGATCTCAAATTAAGAAAACCGTGTGCAGGTTCGGGCTCTTCCTGGGAACTGTTCACAGCTGAAAGAGGAAACAACATGGCTACGAAATTTGCGTCCCAAGGGGACATGACGGAAAAAAAGATTACATTCGATGAGATTGGCGATGGCCTTTATGCTTTCACGGCAGAGGGGGATCCCAATTCCGGTGTGATCATCGGTGACGAGAGTGTGATGATTGTCGAAGCCCAGGCGACACCTCGATTGGCAAACAAAGTTATCGATTGCGTCCGGTCCGTTACAGACAAGCCAATCAGCCATGTGGTTTTAACACACTATCACGCGGTCCGCGTTCTGGGCGCGAGTGCCTTTGGCGCCGAACAGGTTATCATGTCGGATATCGCACGATCGATGGTCGTTGAGCGCGGTCAAGAAGACTGGGACAGTGAATTCCAACGCTTTCCGCGGCTGTTCGAAGGGCATGAATCAATTCCTGGCCTGACGTGGCCAACCACGACCTTCTCGGATTCCATGTCCGTTTATCTGGGCAACCGCCGCGTAGACATCAAACAGATCGGCCGCGCGCATACCGCTGGCGACACCGTGATTCACGTGCCTGACCAAAACGTCATGTTCACAGGTGATATCGTTGAAGACCACTCCGCTTGTTACTGCGGCGACGGCCACTTCAACGATTGGGGTCAGACGCTCGACAATATCCTCGCCTATGATGTGGATGCGATTGCACCTGGGCGTGGCGGCGCTTTGGTCGGCAAAGACGCAGTAAACCGTGCCATCGAGAGCACTCGAGACTTTGTCGATAGCACCTATCAACCTGTAGCAAAGGTTGCCGCTCGTGGCGGGTCCCTGAAAGAGGCTTGGCACGCTGTGCGTGAAAGCTGTGACCCTAAGTTCGCAGACTACGCCATCTATGAACACTGCCTGCCCTTCAATGTGGCGCGTGCATATGACGAAGCCCGTGGCATCGACACCCCTCGAATCTGGACTGCACAACGCGATCTGGACATGTGGGCTGCCCTGCAGGGTTGATCTGAAATTCGAGAGGAGATTACGAAATGTTCGATGATAGATACACTCTGGCCTACAAGCTCTATCCATACGAAAAATCCGCAGATCAGGACCTAGACACAGCTGTCCGGCATCCGGTTGTCGTCATGGGTGGCGGACCCATCGGAGTTGCCGCGGCTTTGGACCTTGGAATGCAAGGTATCCCCGTTCTGGTTCTGGACGATCATGAAGGAATTGGCATGGGGTCCCGTGCGATCTGTTTTGCCAAACGCTGTTTGGAGATTGCCGATCGATATGGTTGTGGCGAGCCGATGCTCGACAAAGGCGTTGTCTGGAATTTGGGCAAGGTATTCCATCGCGATGATAAAGTGTTCGATTTTAACCTGTTGCCAGAATCTGGGCACAAGTACCCTGCCTTTATCAACTTGCAGCAGCCCTATTACGAGCAGTTCCAGATCGAACGTCTGCGTGAATTGCAGACCCAAGGTGCACCAATTGAGATCCGTGGAAAGAACCGCGTTGATGCCGTCGACGTTAAAG contains these protein-coding regions:
- a CDS encoding MBL fold metallo-hydrolase; this translates as MATKFASQGDMTEKKITFDEIGDGLYAFTAEGDPNSGVIIGDESVMIVEAQATPRLANKVIDCVRSVTDKPISHVVLTHYHAVRVLGASAFGAEQVIMSDIARSMVVERGQEDWDSEFQRFPRLFEGHESIPGLTWPTTTFSDSMSVYLGNRRVDIKQIGRAHTAGDTVIHVPDQNVMFTGDIVEDHSACYCGDGHFNDWGQTLDNILAYDVDAIAPGRGGALVGKDAVNRAIESTRDFVDSTYQPVAKVAARGGSLKEAWHAVRESCDPKFADYAIYEHCLPFNVARAYDEARGIDTPRIWTAQRDLDMWAALQG
- a CDS encoding phosphotransferase enzyme family protein; the protein is MTQTVEKALDLWGMNGAKWRLIAARENRVFRADHGGKSFAFRLHRAGYRTNAELVSELEWMGAVADGGLHVPAPIRSTSGDYLHVVDDVQIDVLTWLSGAPIGKTGEPLQTADRDDLFFRLGREMARLHKLSDDWTPPNNFTRCHWDRKGLVGDSPLWGRFWENPTLTSEDRELFMRIRDHANAQLEEAEASLDFGLIHADLVRENVMADGDKLQFIDFDDAGFGFRIFDLATTLIKNMREPDYPQLRDALIKGYRSHRPIDTDMLDLFILLRALTYVGWITTRMDEDGSAIRNQRFVTTARELANETLISN